One Kitasatospora sp. MAP12-44 DNA segment encodes these proteins:
- a CDS encoding YcnI family protein, with protein MSKNTRLPRRAAALSALACATVLLVAGPASAHVTVQPSAAPQGASDQSFAFRVPNEDDTASTTKVELYFPTDHPIASALIAPVPGWTDQIVTTKLATPIKTDDGSITDVVSQVTWTGGSIAPGHYQDFTVDFGQLPTGTDQLVFKALQTYSNGTVVRWIDTTQPGQPEPDHPAPTLHLTAAVPDGGAAPAAAAPSAAATTKSAADDSTARSLGVAGIVIGVLGVLTGAVLGLRRRPAGTGGGSAGSTGGSTGE; from the coding sequence ATGTCCAAGAACACCCGTCTGCCCCGCCGCGCCGCCGCGCTCTCCGCGCTGGCCTGCGCCACCGTGCTGCTCGTCGCCGGCCCGGCCTCGGCGCACGTCACCGTCCAGCCGTCCGCAGCCCCGCAGGGCGCCTCGGACCAGTCCTTCGCCTTTCGGGTGCCGAACGAGGACGACACTGCCAGCACGACCAAGGTCGAGCTCTACTTCCCGACCGACCACCCGATCGCCTCGGCGCTGATCGCGCCGGTCCCGGGCTGGACCGACCAGATCGTGACCACCAAGCTGGCCACCCCGATCAAGACCGACGACGGTTCCATCACCGACGTCGTCTCCCAGGTGACCTGGACCGGCGGGAGCATCGCGCCCGGCCACTACCAGGACTTCACCGTGGACTTCGGCCAGCTCCCGACCGGCACCGACCAGCTGGTCTTCAAGGCGCTGCAGACGTACTCCAACGGCACCGTGGTCCGCTGGATCGACACCACCCAGCCCGGGCAGCCGGAGCCCGACCACCCGGCGCCGACCCTGCACCTGACCGCCGCCGTGCCGGACGGGGGCGCCGCACCGGCCGCCGCCGCCCCGAGCGCCGCCGCGACCACCAAGAGCGCCGCCGACGACTCGACGGCCCGCTCGCTGGGCGTCGCCGGGATCGTCATCGGCGTCCTGGGCGTGCTGACCGGAGCCGTGCTGGGCCTGCGCCGCAGGCCGGCCGGCACCGGCGGCGGCTCGGCCGGCAGCACCGGGGGTAGCACCGGGGAGTGA
- a CDS encoding ferritin-like domain-containing protein — protein MGRERIDTRLLEELIEQSEDLNSDAVKLTRSALTDFGQSTESERRRWWQRGGALVGMAGMAALLGTSRAFAQSPSASASASESPSASESASESASASASGSASGLSVANDIMALQTAASIETLAVSVYQTAAGLPFIQNGNKTVMAFITKTTAQHQAHLQAFNAAATNAGGQAQNNPDPKYKAIVDQALPTIKTPADVVKLALTLEDVAAQTYTANVSQVSSADLRKLFASVAPVEAQHRSVLLAVQALLAANAADLITIPVDPAKLPAAAGSVGFPDAFYPTKDASPISEGAVQ, from the coding sequence ATGGGCCGAGAGCGCATCGACACCCGATTGCTCGAAGAACTCATCGAGCAGTCAGAGGATCTGAACAGCGACGCCGTGAAGCTCACGCGCAGCGCACTGACCGATTTCGGGCAGAGCACCGAGTCCGAGCGGCGCCGCTGGTGGCAGCGCGGCGGCGCGCTGGTGGGCATGGCCGGGATGGCGGCGCTGCTGGGCACCTCGCGTGCCTTCGCCCAGTCGCCGTCCGCCTCCGCCTCCGCCTCCGAGTCGCCCTCCGCGTCCGAGTCGGCATCCGAGTCGGCATCGGCCTCCGCGTCCGGGTCCGCGTCGGGGCTGTCCGTCGCGAACGACATCATGGCGCTGCAGACCGCCGCGTCGATCGAGACCCTGGCGGTGAGCGTCTACCAGACCGCCGCCGGGCTGCCGTTCATCCAGAACGGCAACAAGACGGTCATGGCGTTCATCACCAAGACGACCGCGCAGCACCAGGCGCACCTGCAGGCCTTCAACGCCGCGGCGACCAACGCCGGCGGCCAGGCGCAGAACAACCCGGACCCGAAGTACAAGGCGATCGTCGACCAGGCGCTGCCGACCATCAAGACCCCGGCGGACGTGGTCAAGCTGGCCCTCACGCTGGAGGACGTGGCCGCGCAGACCTACACGGCCAACGTCAGCCAGGTCAGCAGCGCCGACCTGCGCAAGCTCTTCGCCTCGGTGGCGCCGGTGGAGGCGCAGCACAGGTCCGTCCTGCTGGCCGTCCAGGCCCTGCTGGCCGCCAACGCGGCCGACCTGATCACGATCCCGGTGGACCCGGCCAAGCTGCCCGCAGCCGCCGGCAGCGTCGGCTTCCCCGACGCGTTCTACCCGACCAAGGACGCGTCGCCGATCAGCGAAGGGGCCGTGCAGTGA
- a CDS encoding ferritin-like domain-containing protein: protein MEQAHRETLPAMRAGAVDLAEEIRTKQQQQRGGEARDAGRRRFLLGAGGAGVALVLAACSSNKTSSSGSPSPGTSLMAASPSGSGLYTGDLQIVALSTALENQAVVAYKAALDAATAGKLGTVPPAVANFITTAMAQHADHAKAWNAVLTGAGKPAITDVPLSNQAQTLQALGAATDVPTVARLALSLEDQAAQTYLFATFSITNPAGIATAATIAPVEAMHAAILNYVLGQYPVPDDFLPTDAAASTSLLTV, encoded by the coding sequence ATGGAGCAGGCCCACCGCGAGACGCTGCCCGCCATGCGGGCCGGCGCGGTGGACCTCGCGGAGGAGATCCGAACCAAGCAGCAGCAGCAGCGCGGCGGCGAGGCGCGGGACGCCGGACGCCGGCGCTTCCTGCTCGGCGCCGGCGGCGCGGGTGTGGCGCTGGTGCTGGCCGCCTGCTCCAGCAACAAGACCAGCTCCAGCGGCTCCCCCTCGCCGGGCACCTCCCTGATGGCGGCCTCCCCGTCCGGGTCCGGCCTGTACACCGGTGACCTGCAGATCGTCGCGCTGTCCACCGCGCTGGAGAACCAGGCGGTGGTCGCGTACAAGGCGGCGCTGGACGCGGCCACGGCGGGCAAGCTGGGCACGGTGCCCCCGGCGGTGGCGAACTTCATCACCACCGCGATGGCGCAGCACGCCGACCACGCCAAGGCCTGGAACGCGGTGCTGACCGGCGCCGGCAAGCCCGCGATCACCGATGTGCCGCTGTCCAACCAGGCGCAGACGCTGCAGGCGCTGGGCGCGGCCACCGACGTGCCCACGGTCGCCAGGCTGGCGCTGTCGCTGGAGGACCAGGCCGCGCAGACCTACCTCTTCGCGACCTTCAGCATCACCAACCCGGCCGGGATCGCCACTGCCGCCACCATCGCACCGGTGGAGGCGATGCACGCCGCGATCCTCAACTACGTGCTCGGCCAGTACCCGGTCCCGGACGACTTCCTGCCCACCGACGCGGCCGCCAGCACCAGCCTGCTGACCGTCTGA
- a CDS encoding cupredoxin domain-containing protein — MSLTLLRPRRSALAAGAAFALLSLAGCSSSGGGSTTAGSSGAATSSAAAASSAASSAASSAASSAPSAAVSASGAAISIKNFTFIPADLTVAPGTTITVTNQDTTAHTLTSLSTPKAFDAGTLDPGKSAIITAPATAGGYPYFCMIHQFMKGTLTVQ; from the coding sequence ATGTCCCTGACCCTCCTCCGCCCGCGACGGTCCGCCCTGGCGGCCGGCGCGGCCTTCGCGCTGCTGAGCCTCGCGGGCTGCTCCAGCAGCGGCGGCGGCTCCACGACGGCCGGCTCGTCCGGGGCCGCCACCTCGTCCGCGGCCGCCGCATCCTCCGCGGCGTCCTCCGCGGCGTCCTCCGCGGCCTCTTCAGCGCCCTCGGCCGCGGTCAGTGCCTCCGGTGCGGCGATCAGCATCAAGAACTTCACCTTCATCCCGGCCGACCTCACCGTCGCGCCCGGCACCACGATCACGGTGACCAACCAGGACACCACCGCGCACACGCTGACTTCCCTCAGCACCCCCAAGGCCTTCGACGCCGGCACCCTGGACCCCGGCAAGTCGGCCATCATCACCGCGCCCGCGACGGCCGGCGGCTACCCCTACTTCTGCATGATCCACCAGTTCATGAAGGGCACCCTGACGGTGCAGTGA
- a CDS encoding AfsR/SARP family transcriptional regulator yields MDFGILGPLLVRDDAGLRSVPAAKQRVLLAALLVRPGQLTPAELLAETVWDGRPPRSASTALRNYVMRLRQALGTAGERIETRAGGYLIHVEPEEFDVQRFAALRDQGVAALRRGAFELAAGRLDEALGLWRGSALVDVPSDLLQREEGERLAEDRLHAVEAKLEAELRLGRRSVISDLRTLTAAHPGRERFWAQLMTALYRDGRQSEALTVYQQVRRILDEEIGVEPGSELREVHQRILCADRLMDNPMASEISEPLTSVQAASGPRAGEQAAELVVTPFQLPPDLADFTGRAAELAELTGRLTASGRTAPFVAVLSGQPGVGKSALAGRLGHAVRSAYPGGVLFADLHGSDRDPALPCTVLGSFLLALGVPLRTLPVGLDARTALYRSVLADRRVLVVLDNARDSVQVRPLLPNTAASAVLVTSRTRLIDLTGAHPLALEVPSAPEAAELFGRLLGPARASAEPAATAELTAACGRLPLALRICAARLAARGSWDVRHLADRLADEPRLFDELRVGTLDVQAAFVLSHDALAPETARAFRLLSLPDAAVLEVPGAARLLDVAPAHCEQLLEQLVDAHLLVSGAPGHYGYESLLRAFARRQSLLRDSEQDRARALGRTQPRLALVPSQRTGGRSSLLAAL; encoded by the coding sequence ATGGATTTCGGGATCCTCGGTCCACTGCTGGTGCGGGACGACGCGGGGCTCCGCAGCGTCCCGGCGGCCAAGCAGCGCGTCCTGCTGGCAGCCCTGCTGGTACGGCCCGGGCAGCTCACGCCGGCCGAGCTGCTGGCGGAGACCGTCTGGGACGGCCGGCCGCCGCGCAGCGCCTCCACCGCGCTGCGCAACTACGTGATGCGGCTGCGCCAGGCGCTCGGGACGGCCGGCGAGCGGATCGAGACCCGGGCCGGCGGCTACCTGATCCACGTCGAGCCCGAGGAGTTCGACGTCCAGCGCTTCGCGGCGCTGCGCGACCAGGGCGTGGCCGCGCTGCGCCGGGGCGCCTTCGAGCTGGCCGCCGGCCGGCTCGACGAGGCGCTCGGCCTGTGGCGCGGCTCCGCGCTGGTGGACGTGCCCTCCGACCTGCTGCAGCGCGAGGAGGGCGAGCGGCTGGCCGAGGACCGGCTGCACGCGGTCGAGGCGAAGCTGGAGGCCGAGCTGCGGCTGGGCCGCCGGTCGGTGATCTCCGACCTGCGCACGCTCACCGCCGCGCACCCCGGGCGCGAGCGGTTCTGGGCGCAGCTGATGACCGCGCTCTACCGCGACGGCCGCCAGTCCGAGGCGCTGACCGTCTACCAGCAGGTCCGGCGGATCCTGGACGAGGAGATCGGCGTCGAGCCGGGCAGCGAGCTGCGCGAGGTGCATCAGCGGATCCTGTGCGCCGATCGGCTGATGGACAACCCGATGGCCAGCGAGATCTCCGAGCCGCTGACCTCCGTGCAGGCCGCCTCCGGGCCACGGGCGGGCGAGCAGGCCGCCGAGCTGGTGGTGACGCCCTTTCAGCTCCCGCCCGACCTGGCGGACTTCACCGGTCGCGCGGCCGAACTGGCCGAGCTCACCGGCCGGCTGACGGCGTCCGGCCGGACGGCCCCGTTCGTCGCGGTGCTCTCGGGTCAACCGGGCGTGGGCAAGAGCGCGCTGGCCGGCCGCCTCGGGCATGCCGTCCGCTCGGCCTATCCCGGCGGCGTGCTCTTCGCCGACCTGCACGGGTCCGACCGGGACCCGGCGCTGCCCTGCACGGTGCTCGGCAGCTTCCTGCTGGCGCTGGGCGTCCCGCTGCGGACGCTGCCGGTCGGTCTGGACGCGCGGACCGCGCTCTACCGCTCGGTGCTGGCCGACCGGCGGGTCCTGGTGGTGCTGGACAACGCCCGGGACAGCGTCCAGGTCCGCCCGCTGCTGCCGAACACCGCCGCGAGCGCCGTGCTGGTCACCAGCCGCACCCGGCTCATCGATCTGACCGGCGCGCATCCGCTCGCGCTGGAGGTGCCGTCCGCGCCGGAGGCCGCCGAGCTGTTCGGCCGCCTGCTCGGCCCGGCACGGGCGTCCGCCGAGCCCGCCGCGACGGCCGAGCTGACGGCCGCCTGCGGACGGCTGCCGCTGGCCCTGCGGATCTGCGCGGCGCGGCTGGCCGCCCGCGGCTCCTGGGACGTCCGGCACCTGGCCGACCGGCTGGCCGACGAGCCGCGGCTCTTCGACGAGCTGCGGGTCGGCACCCTGGACGTCCAGGCGGCCTTCGTGCTCAGCCACGACGCGCTCGCGCCGGAGACGGCCCGGGCCTTCCGGCTGCTCTCGCTGCCGGACGCCGCCGTGCTGGAGGTGCCGGGCGCGGCCCGGCTGCTGGACGTCGCACCGGCGCACTGCGAGCAGCTGCTCGAACAGCTGGTCGACGCCCACCTGCTGGTCTCCGGCGCCCCGGGGCACTACGGGTACGAGAGCCTGCTGCGCGCGTTCGCCCGTCGCCAGAGCCTGCTCCGGGACTCCGAGCAGGACCGGGCGCGGGCGCTGGGCCGCACCCAGCCGCGACTCGCCCTGGTGCCCAGCCAGCGGACCGGCGGCCGGTCATCGCTGCTTGCGGCGCTCTGA
- a CDS encoding helix-turn-helix transcriptional regulator: MARRPRPIDPTDGPLQAFAYDLRRVREEAGNPTYRALAGLAGFSATTLSDAAGGVRLPSLEVTLAYVGACGGDATRWESRWRELDRLLESEREAAAPAADPIPEAESPTPEDPAAPQSGAGVFRIESSGGGGELPQPPAWRRPWAPWAAVGAVIVLLVTSLFVVRLSGSGHPVATPTAAAPAAPCPASSPVPGGFPGSTYTVKTNVRAGASLTAAVIQQVPMKCQLWFTGYCLGDVTVDATEGIPDMRWLELSGGGVIASAIIHGNPPSTMQPTPCTDSVPAPSAISLAVAPEAGDADMVNLVATGPQLWLAGFAAYYVAPGGGTAQGPAWHQLGFSDQTQLAAEWRFGTLRADPRNAGPIPVVATACLAGLAPTSVADARLFNPQAPATTQPAVLSPAELAKGEQTACGYYHPG; encoded by the coding sequence ATGGCCCGCAGACCACGGCCGATCGATCCGACCGACGGTCCGTTGCAGGCGTTCGCTTACGACCTCCGGAGGGTGCGCGAGGAGGCCGGAAACCCGACCTACCGCGCGCTCGCCGGACTGGCCGGATTCAGTGCGACCACGCTGAGCGACGCCGCCGGCGGCGTGCGTCTGCCGAGCCTTGAGGTGACGCTCGCCTATGTCGGCGCGTGCGGCGGCGACGCGACGCGCTGGGAGAGCCGCTGGCGGGAGCTGGACCGCCTGCTGGAGAGCGAACGCGAAGCCGCTGCTCCGGCCGCCGACCCGATACCCGAAGCGGAATCACCGACTCCGGAAGACCCCGCCGCCCCGCAGTCAGGGGCGGGCGTCTTCCGGATCGAGTCGTCCGGCGGCGGCGGCGAGCTGCCGCAGCCGCCTGCCTGGCGCCGGCCCTGGGCGCCATGGGCGGCGGTCGGCGCGGTGATCGTGCTGCTGGTCACCAGCCTGTTCGTGGTCCGGCTCTCCGGCTCCGGGCACCCCGTCGCCACACCCACCGCCGCCGCGCCGGCGGCCCCCTGCCCGGCGTCCAGCCCGGTCCCCGGCGGGTTCCCCGGCAGCACCTACACGGTCAAGACCAACGTACGGGCCGGCGCCAGCCTGACCGCGGCGGTCATCCAGCAGGTGCCGATGAAGTGCCAGCTCTGGTTCACCGGCTACTGCCTGGGCGATGTCACCGTCGACGCCACCGAGGGCATCCCCGACATGCGCTGGCTGGAGCTCAGCGGCGGCGGGGTGATCGCCTCGGCGATCATCCACGGCAATCCGCCCAGCACCATGCAGCCCACCCCGTGCACCGACAGCGTCCCGGCTCCCAGCGCGATCTCGCTGGCGGTCGCCCCCGAGGCCGGCGACGCCGACATGGTCAACCTGGTCGCCACCGGCCCGCAGCTGTGGCTGGCCGGCTTCGCCGCGTACTACGTGGCGCCGGGCGGCGGCACCGCGCAGGGGCCGGCCTGGCACCAGCTCGGCTTCAGCGACCAGACGCAGCTGGCGGCCGAGTGGCGCTTCGGCACCCTGCGCGCCGACCCCAGAAACGCCGGGCCGATCCCCGTGGTGGCGACGGCCTGCCTGGCCGGCCTGGCGCCCACCTCGGTCGCCGACGCCCGGCTGTTCAATCCGCAGGCGCCGGCCACCACCCAGCCGGCGGTGCTGAGCCCGGCCGAGCTGGCGAAGGGCGAGCAGACGGCCTGCGGCTACTACCACCCCGGCTGA
- a CDS encoding alpha-ketoglutarate-dependent dioxygenase AlkB yields the protein MSALIPRPRLVLAPGAVHVPGWLTLEQQRELVAACRGWATGPVPIRHTELPGGGVMSVRTVCLGWHWQPYRYSRTADDVNGARVAEFPHWLVEWGRRALVDAYQDPAAGDGYTPDTALINFYDDQARMGMHRDHDERSDAPVVSLSIGDSCVFRFGNTEGRAKPYTDLELASGDLFVFGGPSRFAYHGVPRVHPRTGDPRTGLAAGRLNLTLRVTGLT from the coding sequence ATGTCCGCACTCATCCCGCGACCGCGCCTGGTGCTCGCCCCCGGCGCGGTGCACGTTCCCGGCTGGCTGACCCTGGAGCAGCAGCGGGAGCTGGTGGCGGCCTGCCGCGGCTGGGCCACCGGTCCGGTGCCGATCCGGCACACCGAACTGCCGGGCGGCGGTGTGATGTCCGTACGAACGGTCTGCCTCGGCTGGCACTGGCAGCCGTACCGCTACAGCCGGACCGCGGACGATGTGAACGGCGCGCGGGTCGCGGAGTTTCCCCACTGGCTGGTCGAGTGGGGGCGGCGCGCCCTGGTGGACGCCTACCAGGACCCGGCGGCCGGTGACGGCTACACGCCCGACACCGCGCTGATCAACTTCTACGACGACCAGGCGCGGATGGGCATGCACCGCGACCACGACGAACGCTCCGACGCCCCGGTGGTCTCGCTCAGCATCGGCGACAGCTGCGTCTTCCGTTTCGGCAACACCGAGGGACGGGCCAAGCCGTACACCGACCTGGAACTCGCCTCCGGCGACCTCTTCGTCTTCGGCGGCCCGTCCCGCTTCGCCTACCACGGCGTCCCGCGCGTGCACCCGCGCACCGGTGATCCGCGCACCGGCCTGGCCGCCGGCCGGCTCAACCTCACCCTGCGGGTCACCGGCCTGACGTAG
- a CDS encoding protein kinase yields MNGRALNGRYVLVEILGVGGMATVWRGVDNVLGRPVAVKVLNGGLADDPRFAERFQREAQHAAMLVHPGIVTVFDSGVDQGSPYIVMELVHGEPLSQLVAGTGGLPVRRAVSIAAAVCEALAVAHEAGLVHRDVKPANIMITDDDGVKVVDFGIARVSSSSSRLTQTAMVLGTAAYLSPEQATAKPVDGRSDLYALGCVLVEMLTGQPPFLADTPVAVAFKHVSEPPEPLTVQRPEVPPALEAAVLRLLAKDPDDRPADAAAARAELLASVTEPTAEQQYQYVQQQPAGTAEQPALTPPSRTRGGRSTRPLVFGALGLIVLAATTAFALDRPSPHIAASTTANTAASAATGPARTTAPIAPVDTTDKQSPAIGLQQLSTQVNRAQLPADRQQNLVKSLDTASTALAQGHPLLAEPPLRDAQDQVRELVKRRTGDAAAEQNWLRQLGVLLTAVHKESTQPTP; encoded by the coding sequence GTGAACGGACGGGCACTGAACGGGCGTTACGTGCTCGTGGAGATACTCGGCGTCGGCGGGATGGCCACCGTGTGGCGCGGCGTGGACAACGTGCTGGGCCGGCCGGTCGCGGTGAAGGTGCTGAACGGCGGCCTGGCCGACGACCCGCGCTTCGCCGAGCGCTTCCAGCGCGAGGCGCAGCACGCCGCGATGCTCGTCCACCCGGGCATCGTCACCGTCTTCGACTCGGGCGTGGACCAGGGATCGCCCTACATCGTCATGGAGTTGGTGCACGGAGAACCGCTGAGCCAGCTGGTCGCCGGCACCGGCGGCCTGCCGGTCAGACGCGCGGTCTCGATCGCCGCGGCGGTCTGCGAGGCGCTGGCGGTGGCGCACGAGGCCGGTCTTGTGCACCGGGACGTCAAGCCCGCCAACATCATGATCACCGACGACGACGGCGTGAAGGTGGTCGACTTCGGCATCGCCCGGGTCAGTTCGTCCAGCAGCCGGCTCACCCAGACCGCGATGGTGCTCGGCACCGCCGCCTACCTCTCCCCCGAGCAGGCCACCGCGAAGCCGGTGGACGGGCGCTCCGACCTGTACGCGCTGGGCTGCGTGCTGGTGGAGATGCTGACCGGCCAACCGCCGTTCCTCGCGGACACTCCGGTCGCCGTCGCCTTCAAGCACGTGTCGGAGCCGCCCGAACCGCTCACCGTCCAGCGGCCCGAGGTGCCCCCGGCGCTGGAGGCGGCCGTGCTGCGCCTGCTCGCCAAGGACCCGGACGACCGGCCGGCGGACGCGGCCGCCGCCCGGGCCGAGCTGCTCGCCTCGGTCACCGAGCCGACCGCGGAGCAGCAGTACCAGTACGTGCAGCAGCAGCCCGCCGGCACCGCCGAGCAGCCCGCGCTCACGCCCCCGTCCCGCACCCGGGGCGGTCGCAGCACGCGCCCGCTGGTGTTCGGCGCGCTCGGCCTCATCGTCCTCGCCGCGACCACCGCGTTCGCGCTGGACCGGCCGAGCCCGCACATCGCTGCGAGCACCACCGCGAACACCGCCGCGAGCGCGGCCACCGGCCCGGCCCGGACGACGGCGCCGATCGCGCCGGTGGACACCACCGACAAGCAGAGCCCGGCGATCGGCCTGCAGCAGCTGAGCACCCAGGTCAACCGGGCCCAGCTGCCCGCCGACCGGCAGCAGAACCTGGTCAAGTCGCTGGACACCGCCTCCACCGCACTGGCCCAGGGCCACCCCCTGCTCGCCGAGCCCCCGCTGCGCGACGCCCAGGACCAGGTACGCGAACTGGTCAAGCGCCGGACGGGCGACGCGGCCGCCGAGCAGAACTGGCTGCGCCAGCTCGGCGTGCTGCTCACCGCCGTCCACAAGGAGAGCACCCAGCCCACGCCATAG
- a CDS encoding NADPH-dependent 2,4-dienoyl-CoA reductase, with protein sequence MSEYPHLLSPLDLGFTTLPNRVLMGSMHVGLEEAEQGFERMAEFYATRARGGVGLIVTGGIAPNEAGRPWSGGAKLTTEAEVAQHATVTAAVHREGSRIAMQILHFGRYAYHPDLVAPSAIQAPISPFTPHELTAEQIEQTIEDFARTAQLARQAGYDGVEIMGSEGYLINEFIAAPTNRREDDWGGSYRNRIRFPVEIVRRVRERVGADFIIIYRLSMLDLIPGGSTLEEVVTLAREIEAAGATIINTGIGWHEARIPTIATSVPRGAWAWVTKKVMGAVSIPLVTSNRINTPELAEQLLADGCADLVSLARPLLADPDFVAKAAAGRAAGINTCIGCNQACLDHTFSGKITSCLVNPRACHETELVLAPTRLRKRVAVVGAGPAGLACAVTAAERGHQVTLFDAADEIGGQLNIARKVPGKEEFDETLRYYRHELDRLGVDVRLGAAASVETLTGSAAGAAFDELVIATGVTPRDPGIEGSDHPSVVSYLDVLRDKAPVGERVAILGAGGIGFDVAEFLTDPGDAAALNPPVFYQQWGIDAEHSTPGGVLEPRRRRSPRAVHLLQRKTSKVGAGLGKTTGWIHRTELKHRGVTMVAGATYHRIDDEGLHLSVDGAPQLLAVDTVVLCTGQEPRRELYEALLAAGRTPHVIGGADVAAELDAKRAIRQGTELAAAL encoded by the coding sequence ATGAGCGAGTACCCGCACCTGTTGAGCCCGCTCGACCTGGGCTTCACCACGCTGCCCAACCGCGTGCTGATGGGCTCGATGCACGTCGGCCTGGAGGAGGCCGAGCAGGGCTTCGAGCGGATGGCCGAGTTCTACGCGACGCGCGCCCGCGGCGGTGTGGGCCTGATCGTCACCGGCGGGATAGCCCCGAACGAGGCCGGCCGCCCCTGGTCCGGCGGCGCCAAGCTGACCACCGAGGCCGAGGTGGCCCAGCACGCGACCGTGACCGCCGCCGTCCACCGCGAGGGCAGCCGGATCGCGATGCAGATCCTGCACTTCGGCCGCTACGCCTACCACCCGGACCTGGTGGCGCCGAGCGCGATCCAGGCCCCGATCAGCCCCTTCACCCCGCACGAGCTCACCGCGGAGCAGATCGAGCAGACGATCGAGGACTTCGCGCGGACTGCGCAGCTGGCCCGCCAGGCCGGCTACGACGGCGTGGAGATCATGGGCTCCGAGGGCTACCTGATCAACGAGTTCATCGCCGCCCCCACCAACCGGCGCGAGGACGACTGGGGCGGCTCCTACCGCAACCGGATCCGGTTCCCCGTCGAGATCGTCCGCCGGGTGCGCGAGCGGGTCGGCGCGGACTTCATCATCATCTACCGGCTCTCCATGCTCGACCTGATCCCCGGCGGCTCCACCCTGGAGGAGGTGGTCACCCTCGCCCGCGAGATCGAGGCGGCCGGCGCCACGATCATCAACACCGGCATCGGCTGGCACGAGGCGCGGATCCCCACCATCGCCACCTCCGTCCCGCGCGGCGCCTGGGCCTGGGTCACCAAGAAGGTGATGGGCGCGGTGAGCATCCCGCTGGTGACCAGCAACCGGATCAACACCCCCGAGCTGGCCGAGCAGCTGCTCGCCGACGGCTGCGCCGACCTGGTCTCGCTGGCCCGCCCGCTGCTCGCCGACCCCGACTTCGTCGCCAAGGCCGCGGCCGGCCGGGCCGCCGGCATCAACACCTGCATCGGCTGCAACCAGGCCTGCCTGGACCACACCTTCAGCGGCAAGATCACCTCCTGCCTGGTCAACCCCCGGGCCTGCCACGAGACCGAGCTGGTGCTCGCACCCACCCGGCTGCGCAAGCGCGTCGCGGTGGTCGGCGCCGGCCCGGCCGGCCTCGCCTGCGCCGTCACCGCCGCCGAACGCGGCCACCAGGTCACCCTCTTCGACGCCGCCGACGAGATCGGCGGGCAGCTGAACATCGCCCGCAAGGTCCCCGGCAAGGAGGAGTTCGACGAGACGCTGCGCTACTACCGCCACGAGCTGGACCGGCTCGGCGTCGACGTCCGGCTCGGCGCCGCCGCCAGCGTGGAGACCCTCACCGGCTCCGCCGCCGGCGCGGCCTTCGACGAGCTGGTCATCGCCACCGGTGTCACCCCGCGCGACCCCGGCATCGAGGGGAGCGACCATCCCAGCGTCGTCAGCTACCTGGACGTACTGCGCGACAAGGCGCCGGTCGGCGAGCGGGTCGCGATCCTCGGCGCGGGCGGCATCGGCTTCGACGTCGCCGAGTTCCTCACCGACCCCGGCGACGCGGCCGCCCTCAACCCGCCGGTCTTCTACCAGCAGTGGGGCATCGACGCCGAGCACAGCACCCCGGGCGGCGTGCTCGAACCCCGCCGGCGCCGCTCGCCGCGCGCTGTCCACCTGCTGCAGCGCAAGACCAGCAAGGTCGGCGCAGGCCTCGGCAAGACCACCGGGTGGATCCACCGCACCGAGCTCAAGCACCGCGGCGTCACCATGGTCGCCGGTGCCACCTACCACCGGATCGACGACGAGGGCCTGCACCTGAGCGTCGACGGCGCACCGCAGCTGCTGGCCGTCGACACCGTGGTGCTGTGCACCGGCCAGGAGCCGCGCCGCGAGCTGTACGAGGCGCTGCTCGCCGCGGGCCGCACCCCGCATGTGATTGGCGGCGCCGACGTCGCGGCCGAGCTCGACGCCAAGCGGGCGATCCGCCAGGGCACCGAGCTGGCGGCGGCTCTGTAG
- a CDS encoding molybdopterin-dependent oxidoreductase: protein MPPSSTSTGTAATLLLHGHLDEPAELTVEHLRYLPVHRVQVSFDCRTNGEQRHGFEGPKLWDVLRAARPRIDFSGRKPRLRYLVAVTGADGHCVVLSWAEVDPEFGGRPILLATSVDGAPLDGVGPQLVVPADSCGARFVTGITSLWVGPVST from the coding sequence ATGCCCCCTTCCAGCACGTCCACCGGCACCGCCGCCACCCTGCTGCTCCACGGCCACCTGGACGAACCCGCCGAACTGACGGTGGAGCACCTGCGCTACCTGCCCGTCCACCGGGTGCAGGTGAGCTTCGACTGCCGTACCAACGGTGAGCAGCGGCACGGCTTCGAGGGTCCCAAGCTCTGGGACGTCCTGCGCGCGGCCCGCCCGCGCATCGACTTCAGCGGCCGCAAGCCGCGGCTGCGCTACCTGGTCGCCGTCACCGGGGCCGACGGGCACTGCGTGGTGCTCTCCTGGGCGGAGGTCGACCCCGAGTTCGGCGGGCGGCCGATCCTGCTGGCCACCAGCGTCGACGGCGCTCCGCTGGACGGCGTCGGCCCGCAGCTCGTGGTCCCCGCCGACTCCTGCGGCGCGCGCTTCGTCACGGGGATCACCAGCCTCTGGGTCGGTCCGGTCAGCACCTAA